In a single window of the Photobacterium profundum SS9 genome:
- the betA gene encoding choline dehydrogenase, with the protein MNTTYDYIIVGAGSAGCVLADRLSASGEHYILLLEAGGSDRSIFIQMPTALSYPMNSEKYAWQFETQPEAGLDSRSLHCPRGRVLGGSSSINGMVYVRGHACDYDEWVEQGAEGWSYQECLPYFRRAESWIHGEDTYRGGDGPVGTCNGNDMELNPLYQAFIDAGQQAGYPKTDDYNGYQQEGFGPMHMTVDKGIRASTSNAYLRRAMKRSNLTVRKGVVTRKVLIKNKQAIGVEIEVGGKVQSVYANTEVLLSAGSVGSPQLLQLSGIGPKAVLEQAGIAVKHDLPGVGENLQDHLEVYFQYACHQPITLNSKLGLISKGLIGTRWILQKDGLGATNHFESCAFIRSRAGLKWPNIQYHFLPAAMRYDGQAAFDGHGFQVHVGPNKPQSRGRIWITSADPHQKPNIEFNYISTEQDKQDWRDCIRLTREILAQPAMDDYRGEEIQPGADITSDEAMDAWVRQNVESAYHPSCTCKMGSDNDPMTVLNKDCQVRGIDSLRVIDSSVFPTIPNGNLNAPTIMVAEKAADAILGNTPLSPSNAPTWIAPQWETEQRNGAAQRPMFHQQRK; encoded by the coding sequence ATGAACACAACGTATGATTACATCATTGTCGGCGCGGGATCTGCGGGCTGTGTGTTGGCCGACCGTTTAAGTGCTTCGGGTGAACATTACATCTTACTGCTTGAAGCGGGGGGAAGTGACAGAAGTATCTTTATTCAAATGCCAACCGCATTGTCATACCCAATGAACAGTGAAAAATATGCATGGCAATTCGAAACACAACCTGAGGCAGGTCTTGATAGCCGCAGCCTGCATTGTCCGCGAGGACGTGTTCTGGGTGGCAGTTCTTCGATCAACGGTATGGTGTATGTGCGTGGCCATGCTTGCGATTATGATGAGTGGGTAGAGCAGGGTGCTGAAGGCTGGAGTTACCAAGAATGTCTGCCGTATTTTCGTCGTGCTGAATCATGGATTCATGGAGAAGACACCTACCGCGGAGGTGATGGTCCTGTTGGTACATGCAATGGTAACGATATGGAACTAAATCCACTATATCAAGCGTTTATCGATGCTGGCCAACAAGCAGGCTACCCGAAAACTGATGACTATAATGGCTATCAGCAAGAAGGTTTTGGCCCTATGCATATGACCGTTGATAAAGGTATACGTGCCTCTACTTCAAATGCTTACCTTCGCCGCGCTATGAAACGCAGCAACCTGACAGTGAGAAAGGGTGTTGTAACTCGTAAGGTATTGATCAAAAACAAACAGGCGATAGGTGTTGAGATAGAAGTCGGCGGTAAAGTGCAGTCTGTTTATGCGAACACCGAAGTGTTGTTATCGGCGGGCTCAGTCGGTTCTCCGCAACTTCTTCAATTATCGGGCATTGGTCCTAAAGCAGTATTAGAACAAGCTGGTATTGCTGTTAAACATGATTTACCGGGTGTTGGTGAAAATCTGCAAGATCACCTTGAAGTGTATTTCCAATATGCCTGTCACCAGCCTATTACCCTGAACAGTAAATTGGGGCTTATTAGCAAAGGGTTGATTGGTACGCGTTGGATATTGCAAAAAGATGGCTTGGGTGCAACCAACCATTTTGAATCATGCGCCTTTATCCGCTCTCGTGCAGGTCTAAAATGGCCAAATATTCAGTATCACTTCTTGCCTGCAGCCATGCGATATGACGGCCAAGCCGCCTTTGATGGTCATGGTTTCCAAGTACATGTTGGTCCGAACAAACCGCAAAGCCGTGGCCGTATTTGGATAACATCAGCCGATCCGCACCAAAAGCCGAACATTGAATTTAACTATATCAGCACTGAACAAGATAAACAGGACTGGCGCGATTGCATCCGTCTAACGCGTGAAATTCTGGCTCAGCCAGCCATGGATGATTATCGCGGTGAAGAAATTCAACCAGGTGCAGATATTACCAGTGATGAAGCGATGGATGCTTGGGTTCGCCAAAATGTGGAAAGTGCCTACCACCCGTCTTGTACTTGTAAAATGGGATCAGATAATGATCCAATGACAGTGCTGAATAAAGATTGTCAGGTCAGAGGCATCGACTCTTTACGAGTGATCGATTCTTCAGTATTCCCAACCATCCCTAATGGCAACCTTAATGCTCCAACCATTATGGTGGCCGAAAAAGCAGCCGATGCCATCTTAGGGAATACACCACTCTCACCATCAAACGCGCCGACGTGGATCGCGCCGCAATGGGAAACAGAACAACGTAACGGTGCCGCTCAACGCCCTATGTTTCACCAACAAAGAAAATAA
- the betI gene encoding transcriptional regulator BetI produces MPKVGMPEIRRPQLVEATMSVIDEVGLSNASVALISRKAGVSPGIINHYFGGKHGLLEETMRTVLRQLSATSIEHLRAVDSNDVTARIKAIVAANFDGYQVDSKVTKTWLAFWAQSMHDGDLHRLQRVNERRLLSHLRYELKQVLPAEQALFVAQGIAALIDGIWLRGALNPKGVCPEKAQQIISDYLEKQLASHSN; encoded by the coding sequence ATGCCAAAGGTAGGGATGCCAGAAATACGTCGACCGCAGCTTGTTGAGGCGACGATGAGCGTTATTGATGAGGTCGGATTATCGAATGCGAGTGTTGCCTTGATTAGCCGAAAGGCAGGTGTATCTCCAGGGATCATTAATCACTATTTTGGTGGTAAACATGGTTTATTGGAAGAAACCATGCGTACGGTGTTACGTCAGTTATCGGCCACATCAATTGAGCACCTTCGTGCAGTTGACAGTAACGATGTTACAGCAAGGATCAAGGCTATTGTTGCCGCTAATTTCGATGGCTATCAAGTCGACAGCAAAGTGACTAAGACGTGGTTAGCATTCTGGGCACAATCAATGCACGATGGCGACCTGCATCGACTCCAGCGTGTTAACGAGCGCCGCCTTTTGTCGCATCTTCGCTATGAACTCAAGCAAGTTTTACCCGCTGAACAAGCCCTTTTTGTCGCGCAGGGAATTGCCGCGCTAATCGATGGGATCTGGCTGCGAGGCGCGCTGAACCCTAAAGGGGTTTGCCCTGAAAAAGCACAGCAGATCATTTCTGATTATCTGGAAAAGCAACTCGCCTCTCACTCAAACTGA
- a CDS encoding response regulator, producing MSVKTAIQKVYQYAEPNLSLVGWMGFIGFPFYYVIWAYIFPQPYENLTLRLACSLLFLGLIVRKKLKRKWRNRMHLYYQMVITLCLPFFFFYMLIMNNWSTVWLMSFMSAIFLHILLVHTTRVMFTQTIVGITLAIVYAWIAKGFSLDVAFDWNHIPIFLFTYIFGNAFYLRNQVEHETKVSIAKMFGAGIAHEMRNPLSGLYSSVNVIQSLIPNPKEEKKTTYQLSAEDVSLLHNVSDAAMKMIHGGNETINLLLASVDESTVSRSTFKHHSALTVIESAIESYSYKQSKDRLAISLDLCSDFEFLGNGTLLRYVMFNLFKNAFHHRNSENFHIHVILEAGKEENKIVVIDNGLGITPDGIGKIFQDFYTTGKSGNIGLGLPFCKKMMVSFGGSIQCKSELGEGCQFTMTFPSVQSKIVKEIRDELISQKSVLLVSDNESLVARTQDLSRSLGFELIVLDVVAMLDKKDHEYDLLLIDFDSMDSRHNHLNRIESLLSFTESNIVYLLHHPVQRYKKQGFTPVWIETKTWLKNADSIINGLLFNSYEDVSEPAQTQNTVEHAKRTIMVVDDSESLRKLTAVLLEKQGFDVIQIEGGRQAIKALDTGPVDLILMDIEMPELDGIEASRLIRSSSKSFSTVPIIAHTGDISPIALDLIKLSGMSDYIVKPADKDLLLKKITDWV from the coding sequence ATGAGTGTCAAAACAGCAATACAAAAAGTTTATCAATATGCTGAACCCAATCTTTCCCTGGTAGGCTGGATGGGCTTTATTGGTTTTCCCTTCTACTATGTCATATGGGCATACATTTTCCCCCAACCCTATGAAAACCTGACGTTGAGGCTTGCCTGCTCGTTGCTTTTTTTGGGGTTAATTGTCCGCAAAAAGCTTAAACGTAAATGGCGTAATCGTATGCACCTGTACTATCAGATGGTGATAACACTGTGCCTGCCATTCTTCTTTTTCTATATGTTGATAATGAACAATTGGTCGACTGTCTGGCTGATGTCATTTATGTCAGCCATTTTCCTGCATATCTTGCTGGTACACACCACCCGGGTGATGTTCACCCAGACAATTGTCGGAATAACACTTGCTATTGTCTACGCGTGGATAGCAAAAGGCTTCAGTCTGGATGTTGCATTTGACTGGAATCATATACCGATATTCCTCTTTACCTACATATTCGGGAACGCGTTCTATTTACGTAATCAAGTAGAGCATGAAACTAAAGTGTCGATAGCCAAAATGTTTGGTGCTGGCATTGCCCATGAAATGCGAAACCCACTAAGTGGTCTATACTCGTCCGTTAACGTCATCCAGTCGCTTATTCCCAACCCAAAAGAAGAGAAAAAAACAACATATCAGCTATCTGCTGAGGACGTTTCATTACTGCATAATGTCAGCGATGCTGCAATGAAAATGATCCATGGCGGGAATGAGACCATAAATTTGCTTCTTGCCTCCGTTGATGAAAGCACCGTGTCTCGTTCAACATTCAAGCATCATTCTGCTTTGACGGTCATAGAAAGTGCTATCGAAAGTTATAGCTACAAACAATCGAAAGATCGATTAGCCATTTCTTTGGATCTATGCAGCGATTTTGAGTTTTTAGGTAACGGTACATTGCTTCGATACGTCATGTTCAATTTATTTAAAAATGCTTTCCATCACCGTAATTCTGAAAATTTTCATATACATGTGATACTTGAGGCAGGAAAGGAGGAAAACAAAATCGTGGTGATAGACAACGGCCTTGGTATCACTCCAGATGGCATTGGAAAGATATTTCAAGATTTTTATACCACAGGCAAATCAGGTAACATTGGATTGGGATTGCCATTTTGTAAAAAGATGATGGTGTCATTTGGTGGTAGTATTCAGTGCAAATCAGAGCTAGGTGAAGGGTGCCAGTTTACGATGACATTCCCATCTGTTCAGTCAAAAATTGTCAAAGAGATTCGGGATGAACTAATCAGTCAAAAATCCGTTTTACTGGTAAGTGACAATGAGAGTCTGGTTGCCAGAACTCAAGATTTGAGTCGCTCTCTGGGTTTTGAGCTAATAGTGCTGGATGTAGTAGCTATGCTGGATAAAAAGGATCATGAATATGATCTTCTTCTTATTGATTTCGATAGTATGGACTCACGGCACAATCATCTAAATCGGATCGAGTCATTGCTGTCATTTACCGAATCCAACATTGTTTACTTGCTCCATCACCCAGTACAACGCTATAAAAAACAGGGGTTCACCCCAGTCTGGATAGAAACAAAAACGTGGCTAAAGAATGCCGACTCAATCATTAATGGTTTGCTGTTTAACTCCTATGAAGATGTAAGTGAGCCGGCTCAAACTCAAAATACAGTAGAACACGCTAAACGCACTATCATGGTAGTGGATGACAGCGAGTCCTTACGTAAACTCACGGCCGTGTTATTGGAAAAACAGGGCTTTGATGTCATCCAGATTGAAGGAGGAAGGCAAGCCATTAAAGCGTTAGATACCGGTCCTGTTGACCTAATCCTCATGGATATCGAGATGCCTGAGCTAGACGGTATAGAAGCTTCACGCCTCATCCGATCGTCAAGTAAAAGTTTTTCGACGGTACCAATCATTGCCCATACCGGGGATATCTCGCCAATCGCTCTGGATTTAATCAAGTTATCAGGTATGTCAGACTATATCGTTAAGCCCGCAGACAAAGATCTGCTATTAAAAAAAATCACCGACTGGGTTTAA